A window of the Buchnera aphidicola (Aphis glycines) genome harbors these coding sequences:
- the hisIE gene encoding bifunctional phosphoribosyl-AMP cyclohydrolase/phosphoribosyl-ATP diphosphatase HisIE, producing the protein MLIKQKTRFQLDWNKTNGMIPVIIQDCLSNEVLMHGYMNQEALLKTQKERCVTFYSRSKQRLWTKGENSGNFLRVIKIIPDCDNDSLLVLVEPIGNTCHLNQKSCFFLKKNYLYFLFELERIIENRKNNNLTNSYTSSLYKSGTKRIAQKVGEEAVETILAAMNKNTTELINEASDLIYHLLVLLHDQNLNFNLIIENLKKRK; encoded by the coding sequence ATGTTAATAAAACAAAAAACAAGATTCCAATTAGATTGGAATAAAACTAATGGTATGATTCCGGTAATCATACAAGATTGTTTATCTAATGAAGTTTTAATGCACGGTTATATGAATCAAGAAGCTCTTTTAAAAACACAAAAAGAACGTTGTGTTACTTTTTACTCTCGTAGTAAACAACGTTTATGGACGAAAGGTGAAAATTCAGGGAACTTTTTAAGAGTTATAAAAATTATTCCAGATTGTGACAACGACTCATTGTTAGTTTTAGTTGAGCCTATTGGAAATACATGTCATTTAAATCAAAAAAGTTGTTTTTTTTTAAAAAAAAATTATCTTTATTTTCTTTTTGAGTTAGAAAGAATAATAGAAAATAGAAAAAATAATAATTTAACTAATTCTTACACATCTAGTTTATATAAATCAGGAACTAAACGAATAGCTCAAAAAGTAGGTGAAGAAGCAGTAGAAACGATATTAGCTGCCATGAACAAAAATACAACAGAATTAATCAACGAAGCTTCAGATTTAATTTACCATTTACTTGTATTGCTACATGATCAAAATTTAAATTTTAATTTAATTATTGAAAATTTAAAAAAAAGAAAATAA
- the gndA gene encoding NADP-dependent phosphogluconate dehydrogenase, with the protein MLKQQIGIVGMAVMGRNLALNIASKNYRVSIFNRTKSITEEIIKKSKKINIFPYFSIEHFIKSLEKPRCVLLMIKSGSPTDKTIASIIPYLEAGDILIDGGNTFYKDTIRRSNDLFKKGIHFIGMGVSGGEFGALNGPSIMPGGSKEAYKLIFPILKDISAKFNGEPCVTYIGPNGSGHYVKMIHNGIEYGDMQLISESYFVLKYLLGLNNQELSNIFSNWNKGELNSYLIEITKNIFLKKDENNHYILDLILDKAEDKGTGKWIAKNALDFREPLTLITESVFSRYLSSLKEQRIIASKILKGPSSQCISYENKKEFIEEVRRALYLGKIISYAQGFSQLKKASEQYSWDLKYSEIAKIFRSGCIIRAEFLEKIKDAFNMDNNINNLLLTPYFSKISNEYEKSLRHVVRCGIKHGISIPAFSSAISYYDSYRSSLSSANLIQAQRDYFGAHTYQRNDKIGYFHTNWLIKK; encoded by the coding sequence ATGTTAAAGCAACAAATTGGTATTGTAGGTATGGCTGTTATGGGAAGAAATTTAGCATTAAATATCGCAAGTAAAAACTATCGTGTATCTATTTTTAATAGAACTAAATCAATAACAGAGGAAATAATTAAAAAAAGTAAGAAAATCAATATTTTTCCATATTTTTCTATTGAACATTTTATCAAATCTTTAGAAAAACCAAGGTGTGTTTTATTAATGATAAAATCAGGTTCTCCTACAGATAAAACTATTGCATCTATTATTCCGTATTTAGAAGCAGGAGATATATTAATTGATGGAGGTAATACGTTTTATAAAGATACTATCAGAAGAAGTAATGATCTTTTTAAAAAAGGCATACATTTTATCGGAATGGGTGTATCAGGTGGTGAATTTGGAGCATTAAATGGACCCTCTATCATGCCTGGCGGATCAAAAGAAGCATACAAACTTATTTTTCCTATTTTAAAAGATATATCTGCTAAATTTAATGGAGAACCTTGTGTTACTTATATCGGTCCTAATGGTTCTGGTCATTATGTAAAGATGATTCATAATGGAATAGAATATGGTGATATGCAATTAATTTCAGAATCATATTTTGTCTTAAAATATTTATTAGGCTTAAATAATCAAGAACTTTCAAATATATTTTCCAATTGGAACAAAGGAGAATTGAATAGTTATTTAATTGAGATCACAAAAAATATTTTTTTAAAAAAAGATGAAAATAATCATTATATATTAGATTTAATTTTAGACAAAGCAGAAGATAAAGGTACTGGAAAATGGATTGCTAAAAATGCTTTAGATTTTCGAGAGCCACTGACATTAATTACAGAATCTGTTTTTTCAAGATATTTATCTTCGCTTAAAGAACAACGTATTATTGCTTCGAAAATTTTAAAAGGACCTAGTTCGCAATGTATATCGTATGAAAATAAAAAAGAATTTATTGAAGAAGTGCGAAGAGCTTTATATTTAGGAAAAATTATTTCTTATGCTCAAGGCTTTTCTCAGTTAAAAAAAGCATCAGAACAATATTCTTGGGATTTAAAATATAGTGAAATTGCTAAAATTTTTAGATCTGGATGTATTATTCGGGCTGAATTTTTAGAAAAAATAAAAGATGCATTTAATATGGATAACAATATCAATAATTTGTTATTAACGCCTTACTTTTCAAAAATATCCAACGAATATGAAAAATCTTTAAGACACGTTGTAAGATGTGGAATAAAACACGGTATCTCTATTCCTGCTTTTTCTTCTGCTATATCATATTATGATAGTTATCGATCCTCATTATCATCAGCTAACTTGATTCAAGCTCAAAGAGATTATTTTGGTGCACATACTTATCAAAGAAATGATAAAATAGGATATTTTCATACAAATTGGTTAATAAAAAAATAG
- the dcd gene encoding dCTP deaminase: protein MRLCDQDIEEWLAQKKLIITPYPKKKLINGITVDIHLGNKFRIFYDHTISCIDLSSSKDKISKNLKKIMSDEKSFSKKNPFFLKPKSLVLFSTLEIITMPDNLVGWLDGRSSLARLGLMIHVTSHRIDPGWNGNIVLEVFNAGNLTLVLTPKIKIAALSFELLSKPVSRSYNARFESKYKIQTGVVPSRIYEE from the coding sequence ATGCGTTTATGTGATCAAGATATTGAAGAATGGTTAGCTCAAAAAAAGTTAATAATTACACCGTATCCTAAGAAAAAACTTATTAATGGAATTACTGTTGATATACATCTTGGAAATAAATTTCGTATTTTTTATGATCATACTATATCGTGTATCGATTTAAGCAGTTCGAAAGATAAAATATCTAAAAATTTAAAAAAAATAATGAGTGATGAAAAATCATTTTCTAAAAAAAATCCATTTTTTTTAAAACCAAAATCTTTAGTATTATTTTCAACTTTAGAAATTATTACGATGCCTGATAATTTAGTCGGTTGGTTAGATGGTCGTTCTTCTTTAGCAAGGCTAGGACTAATGATTCATGTAACATCGCATAGAATTGATCCTGGTTGGAATGGTAATATAGTTTTAGAAGTTTTTAATGCCGGAAATTTAACGTTAGTTTTAACTCCAAAAATTAAAATTGCTGCATTGAGTTTTGAATTACTTTCTAAACCAGTTTCTAGATCTTACAATGCTCGTTTTGAATCAAAATATAAAATTCAAACTGGTGTAGTTCCCAGTCGAATTTATGAAGAATAA
- the metG gene encoding methionine--tRNA ligase, giving the protein MPIKVRKILVTCALPYANGPIHIGHMLEHIQADIWVRYQRMRGHEVWFISSDDVHGTAIMLHAKNLKISEQDLIKNIHKEHKIDFINFNISYDNYHTTHSIENLFLVRKIFTYLNEKKLFNKKKIVQFYDNQEKIFLPDRFIKGTCPICYADNQYGDACEKCSSIYKPTDLINSISVISGTSPILKETEHLYFDLPIFSDMLKKWIYSGVLDSSVIRKTEEWLKSGLEEWCISRDAPYFGFKIPHFLNKYFYVWLDAPIGYISAFKNLCSNNKNINFNDFWSKNTNSELYHFIGKDIIYFHTLFWPSILEASGFRKPSGIFVHGHVTINGLKLSKSRGFLIKASDWVKYFDSDSLRYYYASKLTNNINDIEMNLDDFMYKINNDIVNKLVNLASRNASFINRYFNGYLSDKLDDYNLYNLFVDSNKKMENFFENREFNLIIKNSMQLLDIANQYINEKKPWAIREKIEKNNRLHIICTMGINLFRIIMTFLKPILPILSKKTELFLISDLIWNDVHTPLLSKKITDFPRLYERISSDKIFQLIQLFK; this is encoded by the coding sequence ATGCCTATCAAAGTTAGAAAAATATTAGTTACTTGCGCTTTACCATATGCTAACGGTCCAATTCATATTGGTCATATGCTCGAACATATTCAAGCGGATATCTGGGTTCGTTATCAAAGAATGAGAGGACATGAAGTTTGGTTTATTTCTTCGGATGATGTGCATGGTACTGCTATTATGTTGCATGCAAAAAATCTAAAAATATCAGAACAAGATTTAATAAAAAATATTCACAAAGAGCATAAAATAGATTTTATAAATTTTAATATTTCCTATGATAATTATCACACTACACATAGTATAGAAAATCTATTTTTAGTTAGAAAAATATTTACTTATTTAAATGAAAAAAAACTTTTTAATAAGAAAAAAATTGTTCAATTTTATGATAATCAAGAAAAAATATTTCTTCCAGATAGATTTATTAAAGGTACATGCCCAATTTGTTATGCAGATAATCAATATGGAGATGCTTGCGAAAAATGTAGTTCAATTTATAAACCTACAGATTTAATTAATTCTATTTCAGTAATTTCAGGTACATCTCCAATTTTGAAAGAAACTGAACACTTATATTTTGATTTACCAATTTTTTCAGATATGTTAAAAAAATGGATATACTCTGGTGTATTGGACAGTTCAGTAATTCGCAAAACAGAAGAATGGTTAAAATCTGGTTTAGAAGAGTGGTGTATTTCTCGTGATGCGCCATATTTTGGATTTAAAATTCCACATTTTTTAAACAAATATTTTTATGTTTGGTTAGATGCTCCGATAGGATATATTAGTGCATTTAAAAATCTTTGCTCAAATAACAAAAATATAAATTTTAATGATTTTTGGAGCAAGAATACCAATTCTGAACTATATCATTTTATTGGAAAAGATATTATCTATTTTCACACATTATTTTGGCCTTCGATATTAGAAGCATCTGGTTTTCGAAAACCTAGTGGTATTTTTGTACACGGTCATGTTACAATTAATGGGTTAAAATTGTCAAAATCTCGAGGTTTTTTAATCAAAGCATCAGATTGGGTTAAGTATTTTGACTCTGATAGTTTACGTTATTATTATGCAAGTAAATTAACAAATAATATTAATGATATTGAAATGAATTTAGATGATTTTATGTATAAAATAAATAATGATATTGTGAATAAATTAGTCAACTTGGCATCAAGAAATGCTAGTTTTATTAATAGGTATTTTAATGGATATTTATCTGATAAATTAGATGATTATAACTTATATAATTTGTTTGTAGATTCAAATAAAAAAATGGAGAATTTTTTTGAAAATAGAGAATTTAATTTAATTATTAAAAATTCTATGCAATTACTAGATATTGCAAATCAATATATAAATGAAAAAAAACCTTGGGCTATTCGCGAAAAAATAGAAAAAAATAATCGTTTACATATAATCTGTACTATGGGCATTAATTTATTTAGAATAATCATGACTTTTTTAAAGCCTATTTTACCTATTTTATCTAAAAAAACAGAACTATTTTTAATATCAGATCTTATTTGGAACGATGTTCACACGCCTTTATTGTCTAAAAAAATAACAGATTTTCCAAGATTATATGAGAGAATCAGTTCTGATAAGATATTTCAATTAATTCAATTATTTAAATAA
- the tilS gene encoding tRNA lysidine(34) synthetase TilS, with amino-acid sequence MIENIIKKNQYKLFLIAYSGGMDSTVLLDYLCKIKKNHPQISIRAIHINHNIQIDSKKWQTHCVSVCKEYNIPLIIEKIDINITKNIEEQLRIERYNLIYKNLLHKEIILTGHHLNDQCETFFLSLKRGSGPTGLSAMSSETIFGQTKIVRPFLTKTKEEIKNWANLNKLKWIEDFTNFNTHYERNFIRHKILPVLEKKWPFFLKNCFRTTHICNEETILKNILLKEKIQQYLNFNECLNISSFKHLKEVLCKALIRYWICLKNVKKPSYNNIQRVYNEIIYSRKDSNLKVIVQKNEIRCYKKFLYFVTIRKDIKNLIIFWHNTENTLQLPNNLGYIKKNNQKGINLPKPKNSELINIRFQYAGKILIMGRQKRRNIKKIWQEHNIPPWLRNQIPLLFYNDQLISALGVFVINRTINYQDNTKPNQWYLSWINDIPINNGNHLLCK; translated from the coding sequence TTGATTGAAAATATTATTAAAAAAAATCAATATAAACTATTTTTAATAGCATACAGTGGAGGTATGGATTCTACGGTGCTGTTAGATTATTTATGTAAAATTAAAAAAAATCACCCTCAAATTAGTATCCGTGCTATTCATATCAATCATAACATTCAAATTGATTCAAAGAAATGGCAAACACATTGTGTTAGTGTTTGCAAGGAATATAATATACCATTAATTATTGAAAAAATAGATATCAATATCACGAAAAACATTGAAGAGCAACTAAGAATAGAGAGATATAACTTAATTTATAAAAATTTATTACATAAAGAAATAATTTTAACTGGTCACCATTTAAATGACCAATGCGAAACATTTTTTTTATCGCTTAAACGAGGAAGTGGACCCACTGGTTTATCTGCAATGTCTTCTGAAACAATTTTTGGACAAACTAAAATCGTTCGTCCATTTTTAACAAAAACAAAAGAAGAAATTAAAAATTGGGCTAATTTAAATAAATTAAAATGGATAGAAGATTTTACTAACTTTAATACGCATTATGAACGTAATTTTATACGACACAAAATATTACCAGTGTTAGAAAAAAAATGGCCTTTCTTTTTAAAAAATTGCTTTCGTACTACTCATATATGTAATGAAGAAACTATATTAAAAAATATTCTCTTAAAAGAAAAAATTCAACAATATCTTAATTTTAATGAATGTTTAAATATTTCAAGTTTTAAACACTTGAAAGAAGTATTATGTAAAGCATTAATTAGATATTGGATTTGTTTAAAAAATGTTAAAAAACCTTCATATAACAACATTCAGCGTGTATATAACGAAATCATATATAGTCGAAAAGATTCGAATCTAAAAGTAATTGTTCAAAAAAATGAAATTAGATGTTATAAAAAATTTCTTTACTTTGTTACAATTAGAAAAGATATTAAAAACTTAATAATATTTTGGCATAATACTGAAAATACGTTACAATTACCTAATAATTTAGGTTATATCAAAAAAAATAATCAAAAAGGAATCAATCTTCCAAAACCAAAAAATAGTGAATTAATTAACATTCGTTTTCAATATGCAGGAAAAATATTAATTATGGGAAGACAAAAACGAAGAAATATTAAAAAAATTTGGCAAGAACATAATATTCCTCCTTGGTTACGAAATCAAATTCCTCTTCTGTTTTATAATGATCAATTAATCAGTGCTTTAGGCGTATTTGTTATTAATCGAACAATTAATTATCAAGACAATACGAAACCAAATCAATGGTATCTATCCTGGATAAATGATATTCCAATCAATAATGGTAATCATTTGTTATGTAAATAA
- a CDS encoding riboflavin synthase, with protein MFTGIVHGIGQIVSIDKKKKLHTYTIAFSSVLLKDLKLGASVSNNGCCLTVTTIDNYYVTFDVMQITLNYTNLGLTDTGNYVNLERSAKYGDEIGGHIVSGHIINTAKISKILKSNNNYIIWLKLNDLSLMKYIFCKGFICIDGISLTIVSIINDEFSVSIIPETLSLTTIGFKKIGELVNIEVDLQTQIIVDTTERLINKNFIFSHT; from the coding sequence ATGTTCACTGGTATTGTGCATGGAATAGGGCAAATTGTTTCGATAGATAAAAAAAAAAAATTACATACTTATACTATTGCTTTTTCATCTGTTTTATTAAAAGATTTAAAACTCGGTGCTTCAGTGTCAAATAATGGATGTTGTTTAACAGTAACAACAATTGATAACTATTATGTAACTTTTGATGTCATGCAAATAACACTTAATTATACTAATTTAGGTCTTACGGATACAGGAAATTATGTTAACCTTGAAAGGTCTGCGAAATATGGCGATGAAATTGGAGGACATATAGTATCTGGTCATATTATAAACACCGCTAAAATTTCTAAAATATTAAAATCAAATAATAACTATATTATATGGTTGAAACTAAACGATTTATCTTTAATGAAATATATTTTTTGTAAAGGTTTTATTTGTATCGATGGAATAAGTTTAACAATTGTTAGTATTATTAATGATGAATTCTCTGTCAGCATAATACCAGAAACGTTATCTTTGACAACGATAGGTTTTAAAAAAATTGGGGAATTGGTTAATATTGAAGTTGATTTACAAACCCAAATAATTGTAGATACAACAGAGCGTTTAATTAATAAAAATTTTATTTTTTCACATACATAA
- the rsxA gene encoding electron transport complex subunit RsxA: MKNYFLFFLSNILIDNFILVKFLGLCPFIGASNKLDIALGISCATTFVVFLSTIVLWCVNFLILYPLDLLYLRVIIYMLIISFFVQFTEIILHNSSPFLYRVLGIFLPLITTNCVVLAIPLFCLYENYTFLEAIFYAISSSLGFSLIMIIFASIRERILLSDIPILFKGSPIVLITISLISISFMGFKGLIKI; the protein is encoded by the coding sequence GTGAAAAATTATTTTCTGTTTTTTTTATCAAATATATTAATTGATAATTTTATTTTAGTAAAATTTCTTGGTTTATGTCCTTTTATAGGTGCTTCAAATAAATTAGATATTGCTTTAGGTATTAGTTGTGCTACAACTTTTGTTGTGTTTTTATCTACTATTGTTTTATGGTGTGTTAATTTTTTAATTTTATATCCATTAGATTTACTTTATTTAAGAGTTATTATATATATGTTAATAATTTCATTCTTTGTGCAGTTTACAGAAATAATTTTACACAATTCCAGTCCTTTTTTGTATCGTGTTCTTGGTATTTTTTTACCATTAATTACAACTAATTGTGTAGTTTTAGCAATTCCTTTATTTTGTTTATATGAAAATTACACATTTTTAGAAGCAATATTTTATGCGATTAGTTCTTCATTAGGTTTTTCTTTAATAATGATCATATTCGCAAGTATCAGAGAGCGTATATTACTATCAGATATTCCTATTTTATTTAAAGGATCTCCTATTGTTCTTATAACTATTAGTTTAATTTCTATTTCTTTTATGGGTTTCAAAGGTTTAATAAAAATTTAA
- a CDS encoding RnfABCDGE type electron transport complex subunit B: MIVILIFSLLSFLLGLILSYINYIVPVKKDPIIDKINNVLPQSQCAKCGYAGCYPYAKSIINNHEKINKCTPGGGELILKINKLLNLKKNLENKDITNKSILYTTVQINEKNCVGCSKCAIFCPVDAIIGAPNFVHTVVKKFCTGCNICLSHCPTNCIEIIKE; the protein is encoded by the coding sequence ATAATAGTTATTTTAATTTTTTCTTTATTATCTTTTTTATTAGGTTTAATATTATCATATATAAATTATATTGTTCCAGTAAAAAAAGATCCTATCATAGATAAAATTAATAATGTATTACCTCAAAGTCAATGTGCAAAATGCGGATATGCAGGATGCTATCCTTATGCAAAATCAATAATAAACAATCATGAAAAAATTAATAAATGCACTCCTGGTGGAGGTGAATTAATATTAAAAATTAATAAATTATTAAATTTAAAAAAAAATTTAGAAAATAAAGATATTACAAATAAGTCAATTTTATATACAACAGTGCAAATTAATGAGAAAAACTGTGTTGGATGTTCTAAATGCGCTATATTTTGTCCAGTGGATGCAATTATTGGGGCTCCTAATTTTGTGCATACAGTAGTTAAAAAATTTTGTACCGGTTGTAATATTTGTTTGTCACACTGCCCAACTAATTGTATAGAAATAATAAAAGAATAA
- a CDS encoding RnfABCDGE type electron transport complex subunit D has product MNFPYIYNTYNVKNIMFFVLIASIPAILTECYFFGMVILIQIFLFIVCSLLFEIIILKICCKNIKNNILDNSTLVTAVLLGLSIPSTLTWWMIIFSSFFAIVISKFLYGGLGQNIFNPAMVGYAVLLISFPLDMSSYHTESTKLFSLDDLKTSINKIFFQTKKNVILDQNPDIFTQATPLNDFKNKSRIFYHTTSENKIFNNEKITVFSSWNYVNISFLLGGIFLLYKKIICWRIPFSFLFSLFCFCTCSFLFSKNFIFSPFFHLFSGGTMICAFFIATDPVTTSHSNIGKTIFGLIIGFLVFIIRTYSDYPDGVAFSVLLGNMLVPLIDDFLNTSGYGHKKYEKF; this is encoded by the coding sequence ATGAACTTTCCTTATATATATAATACTTATAATGTAAAAAATATTATGTTTTTTGTTCTTATAGCATCTATTCCGGCGATTTTAACAGAATGTTACTTTTTTGGAATGGTGATATTAATACAAATATTTTTATTTATTGTATGTTCTTTACTATTTGAAATAATTATATTAAAAATATGTTGTAAAAATATTAAAAATAATATATTAGATAATTCAACACTGGTTACAGCAGTGTTATTAGGTTTAAGCATTCCTTCTACATTAACTTGGTGGATGATAATATTTAGTTCTTTTTTTGCTATTGTTATTTCTAAATTTTTATATGGAGGATTAGGGCAAAATATATTTAATCCAGCTATGGTTGGTTATGCTGTATTACTAATATCTTTTCCGCTAGATATGAGTTCTTATCATACAGAAAGTACTAAATTATTTTCTTTAGATGATTTAAAAACTTCAATAAATAAGATTTTTTTTCAAACAAAAAAAAATGTTATTTTAGATCAAAATCCTGATATTTTCACGCAAGCAACACCTTTAAATGACTTTAAGAATAAATCTCGTATTTTTTATCATACTACTTCAGAGAATAAAATTTTCAATAACGAAAAAATAACTGTTTTTTCATCTTGGAATTATGTGAATATAAGTTTTTTATTAGGTGGTATTTTTTTATTATATAAGAAAATTATTTGTTGGCGTATTCCATTTAGTTTTTTATTTTCTTTATTTTGTTTTTGTACCTGCAGTTTTTTATTTTCTAAAAATTTTATTTTTTCTCCGTTTTTTCATCTTTTCTCTGGTGGGACAATGATATGTGCTTTTTTTATTGCAACTGATCCAGTTACTACTTCTCACAGCAACATAGGTAAAACTATTTTTGGTTTAATCATTGGATTTTTAGTTTTTATAATTCGGACATATAGTGATTATCCAGATGGAGTGGCTTTTTCAGTTTTGCTGGGAAATATGTTAGTTCCATTAATAGATGATTTTTTAAATACATCTGGGTATGGACATAAAAAATATGAAAAATTTTAA
- the rsxG gene encoding electron transport complex subunit RsxG: MKNFKKILKNSFTMSCFAVAFLGIVIYVNHMTKNSIKKQKEKEKKNFIQQVVPYNIYSLYQEKKYLVDSELLGDSNKHNLWLLFHNKMPKIAIIESTAPDGYSGSIYILVAAYLNGKIIGVRVLSHKETPGIGDKIDISISDWITKFTNLIVKDDKDNRVLLKKYGGQIDQFTGATVTPQAVTNAIKRTVIFIKRIPLILSLNR, from the coding sequence ATGAAAAATTTTAAAAAAATATTAAAAAATTCATTTACAATGAGTTGTTTTGCTGTTGCATTTTTAGGTATTGTTATATATGTAAATCATATGACAAAAAATTCAATAAAAAAACAAAAAGAAAAAGAAAAAAAAAATTTTATCCAGCAAGTAGTTCCATATAATATTTATAGTTTATATCAAGAAAAAAAATATTTAGTAGACAGTGAATTGTTAGGAGATTCTAATAAACATAATCTATGGTTATTATTTCATAATAAAATGCCAAAAATCGCTATTATTGAAAGTACAGCTCCAGATGGTTATTCTGGCTCAATTTATATATTAGTAGCTGCATATTTAAATGGAAAAATTATTGGTGTTCGAGTTTTGTCTCATAAAGAAACTCCTGGCATTGGTGATAAAATTGATATATCTATTTCTGATTGGATTACTAAATTTACAAATTTAATAGTAAAAGATGATAAAGATAATCGCGTGTTATTAAAAAAGTATGGTGGTCAAATTGATCAGTTCACAGGAGCAACTGTTACGCCACAAGCTGTAACTAATGCGATAAAAAGAACAGTAATTTTCATTAAAAGAATACCATTAATTCTTTCTCTAAATAGGTAA
- a CDS encoding electron transport complex subunit E, producing the protein MKYSNFLKIRLWSNNSSFVQLLGLCPVLAMTTSAINALGLGICTTFILTITNSIISVFKNIIPKNVRIPIFMLIVSSTVTCVEMILHAYRFNLYKALGVFIPLIVTNCIVIGRAESIAYKNSILVSFFDGLLTGLGATLAMFSIGSIREILGHGTLFFESNKIFHFLSINDFFTVFDKNKILILVVSPPGGFLILGFLIAFKNYLDKIKKK; encoded by the coding sequence ATGAAATATAGTAATTTTTTAAAGATAAGATTATGGTCAAATAATTCTTCTTTTGTTCAACTTTTAGGTTTGTGTCCGGTCTTAGCTATGACTACAAGCGCGATAAATGCTCTAGGTTTAGGAATTTGTACAACATTTATATTAACTATTACAAATAGTATTATTTCTGTATTTAAAAATATAATACCTAAAAATGTTAGAATCCCTATTTTTATGTTAATAGTTTCTTCAACAGTGACATGTGTAGAAATGATATTACATGCGTATCGATTTAATTTATATAAAGCATTGGGTGTGTTTATTCCCTTAATAGTCACGAATTGCATCGTCATTGGTAGAGCGGAATCTATAGCTTATAAAAATTCTATTTTGGTTTCTTTTTTTGATGGATTATTAACAGGTTTAGGCGCAACGCTAGCCATGTTTTCTATAGGTTCAATACGAGAGATCCTAGGTCATGGCACATTATTTTTTGAAAGTAATAAAATTTTTCATTTCTTAAGTATTAATGATTTCTTTACCGTGTTCGATAAAAATAAAATACTAATTTTAGTAGTATCTCCTCCAGGGGGATTTTTAATATTAGGTTTTTTGATTGCTTTTAAAAATTATTTAGATAAAATAAAAAAAAAATAA
- the nth gene encoding endonuclease III: MNSKERYKILSLFHVNQPYPMTELIFSSNFELLVSLILSAQSTDNIVNKTTFILFQVANTPESIVQLGMKKLKNYIRSVGLYNTKAQYIIKTSFLLLKKYDNQIPNTRAELESLPGIGRKIANIILNLLFDKQTIAVDTHVFRVSNRTGFAIGKNVMQVEKKLMKVVPSIFKKNIHFWFVYHGRYICKARQPRCDVCLIKNFCEFINNKSI, translated from the coding sequence ATGAATAGCAAAGAACGTTATAAAATTTTATCGTTATTTCATGTAAATCAACCATATCCTATGACAGAATTGATTTTTTCATCAAATTTTGAATTATTAGTATCTTTAATATTATCTGCTCAATCTACTGATAATATAGTAAATAAAACAACTTTTATTTTATTTCAAGTTGCTAATACTCCAGAAAGTATTGTACAGTTAGGTATGAAAAAACTAAAAAATTACATTAGAAGTGTTGGTTTGTATAATACTAAAGCTCAATATATTATTAAAACATCTTTTTTATTATTAAAAAAATATGATAATCAAATTCCTAATACTCGAGCAGAATTAGAGTCTTTACCTGGTATCGGTAGAAAAATAGCGAATATTATTTTAAATCTACTATTTGATAAACAAACTATTGCAGTAGATACACATGTTTTCCGAGTTTCTAATCGAACTGGTTTTGCTATAGGGAAAAATGTAATGCAAGTGGAAAAAAAATTAATGAAAGTTGTACCATCTATTTTTAAAAAAAACATTCATTTTTGGTTTGTTTATCATGGGCGTTATATTTGTAAAGCACGACAACCAAGATGTGATGTTTGTTTGATCAAAAATTTTTGTGAATTTATTAATAACAAATCCATATAA